In Arachis hypogaea cultivar Tifrunner chromosome 7, arahy.Tifrunner.gnm2.J5K5, whole genome shotgun sequence, the genomic window acattttgaacaGGAAGAATGATGCGGAGAAGAGAGTAGTGAATCTTCCAGCTCAACAACTTGGAAACACAGAAATGCCTATGGAAGATGGATTCACTTGGAGAAAATATGGTCAGAAAGAGATACTTGGTTCTAAGTATCAAAGGTACAtatgcttaattaattaattaatttagttaaattgaGTGGATATACTTAATCAATTTAACCCGTCAACTAGGTCGCTTGCTAGCTAGCATGAATTGAGGAATTAAAGTAGTCCTAATAAAAGTAATGGACCCATATTAATAACTTCCTTCCCTTGAATAAGTAAAACTTAAATTAAAAGCGTACACACAtacttgtaataataataataataataataataataatagtccactggaaattatatatatatatatatatatatatatatataacgttgACGGGTATTGCGCATGTTAATTAGAGTTTGACACCATCAATTCAATGCTTATAGAATACTACATACATTGTTAAGAAGACCTCTTtactctttctctcttttgtgTGAGAACTTGTTTCTTCTGTCTGAAAATTCACTGGCACAATTCAAGGGCCCAGAAGTAGTTGACCCATTCACACGTTGACTTGTTATTTGCACATAATGTCTCTCTTAGATGCATGACCATAAAGTGACAACTTAGCTAGCTAGCTAACATTGAAAGTTCAACACAATACATAtactttttaatttcaataatattgacatatataatttaatttagaagaAAGAACATATAATAATGCAACGCATTTAAGCTAAGTTGATTGATGAGAAATTATTAAGAATCTTATATATTAGTTTaggaatataatttatattatatatctcCTATAACCatgtgaatttaaaaaaaaaaaaaaatatatatatatatatatacatatatactgaataaattttaatcctaaaatacttttttccatatatatatatatatatatatatatatatatattattcataaaatttgaataaaaatttcttaaaataaaatagtaaattgtagaataataaatatataagacAGTCTTacataataaagaataaaaagtgaagaatttataaaataaaatatcgaTAAATTTAGtgtcttaaaatatttaattttgatgagttGGATATTgtgcttttaattttttataatgtatTATCTCAtttatttaaactttttatttcagAAATTACCCAACATAAATTAATCATTTTGATTATCTATACAATTAAAAGAATAATCTACACACAGATATTcaattatacaaaaaaaagttACTTTTTACGTCAGTATAACTTCTtagattagtataaaaaaattatgctatttgagctataactcgttGGGGTTAGGGTTTTGCATCAGTCATTAGTTGATGAATAATAATGTTTGGTTAATTAAATTACAGGAGTTATTACAGGTGCACCCACCAGAAACAATATGGATGCCCAGCAAAGAAACAAGTGCAGAAAATTGATAACAATCCAAACATATTTGAAGTAACATACGTTGGGGATCACACATGCCACATGTCATCAACAGCACCATCATCATTTCCACAGCAACTTCAACTTGATAACATTAACATAATGCCTCCCAATAATCCTCTTCAAGGAGCAGGAGGACCTAACACttcctctccttcttcttctatgTGGATGCACTCAGTTAGTCTCAGTCTCGGCGGCGGTGGCGATGGCAGCAGCAGCGCTGGTGCTGGACCCTCTACTTTGAAATACGGTGTCGGCGGTGCTGATTATCTGGTGGCGGATATGGCTGATGTTATGTTTAATTCTGGGAGTAGCAGTGGGAATTGCAGTATGGAATCTCTCTTCCCTACTTCTGATGATCCAAGTGAAAAGAAAACCTGATGGAATCTCTCTGTTCAAAAATTTAACATTTCTCTAGAAATTCTTACAAGTTTCTTCGGCtgtaaaaaaaaacgaaacaaCAACAAAGCTGATAGATGCTCGTTTCTTATTTATCATTCGATACATGCCATGGTTATTATATTAATAGCCTTTCttattttccattttcattgtgTAATAATGTTTATGGTAAAATATACCTTTTTTTAAATTCGTCAAAAATTTTAAAcacattcttaaattttattttattttaatttttatttgtatcaaatatattttttgatagaTATATTTTCAAGACATACAGGATCAACTTAGTAATAATGTCTAGCAACTAAGATACAAACCGTTTCTTTTCTCAACTATTTTAACACCTTTTCATAATATAAttgtttattttcaattttttaaaagttttaaaatacttATCTAATTTATAATACTATTTAGGTATTAATTTTTGTATTACTTTTGTTCTTGATAGAAAAGTGGCATAAGATTAAAAACAATGCAGGGattcaactttttttttcaatatcttataatgtttttaaaattattttgtttattttaaattttaaatcctaaatcctaaatctttaatcataaattttaaattataaattctaaatcctaaataataaaaaaaattaaaataaaaaagttgactAATATTACCTAACTAAAagttaattttgtatattttttttctaaattaattgtaatagtaataatagttaaattttattcttttatgaGAATAACATTGCTTatcaaaatactttttttttcttaatttttttaggcGTTTATATATAGTGAAATCGATGAGTATTTGCTAGGATATATTGTGATTTTATCTGATTTATATTATCCTTTGGTGTAGATACTTCaaaaagttaattaattgttGGCTAATAATTCGTTAGTGTTGTGTTATTTGTTTATACAAAACTTGGTATTTATTAGTACTCAAGTTAAATCCAATTACTAGCAatcttatatatataacaaggaatttttaaaagaaatgtgatataaaatttttattctttaaatatcttttattatatatgctcataaaataaaaataaatttttactacTTTCTAAACTTAGCTTGAACCTAACATTTCATGATTACAGTTTAAGATATTAGTTATTATATCGAGACTAATTTAACATTTTTTCTTATTATAACAATGCATATTGAATAAATAAGAGAATGAAAGAGTACTTTAATGCATATTAATTCACCAATATTAATAATAAGAGTTTAAGAGATTTAGAGAATTACACTAGAAAACTTAATTATTATGATTAAGtgtttttattttgtattgtTGTGGAGGTGGACACATGATtggaggtaaaaaaaaaaaaagaaaaaaaaaaagaaaagaaaaagcagatAACCAAGTTGGCATTTACAATTCTTACCTCATGATATTTTCAATTTTGCACAATAAATGTATACTTTCCTCAGTACATGACGAGATCAAACAATTGTGCCAAATTTGAATATTCAATTTTAGTGTGCAACATGCGCgtacatattatatacataaattttatGAAGGGTGAGTTCAATAATCCAATTATGCATTCACATCATGATTCGTGTATAGATACTTATACATGATGAAAATTCAACTTGCTTGTTACCTAACTTTATTTTTTGCCCTAAAAAAAAATAGATGTTTCCATGCAAAAATCCAAACACAcaagaaattaattattttttattaatattttattatatatctcGAACTTCATGAACATGACACTAcaaaaattttacaaattagcGACGAacttttacaaaaaatattttttgtcattaatcCAAAACTAACTAGTGATGAATTAGTGACACACAaacgacaaaattaatgaacAATCACAAAATATCCGAATTTGAGACAAACGACTGATAGAGATTCACGAGTAAGTTTATTTCTCGCAAATTGAGTTTTGTAGCTAAAAAAAGAGCGAAAAATTTTTTCTCactaatttgtcacaaattaattGACGAGTGAAAATGTCCTAACGAATCAGTCACTTAGGAGTTCAATCGAATAAAAGTAAATTTACGAGGGATATTGTTAGTTGTCATTATTCCGTCGCAAGTGTTTGATatacaattaacaagaaataattcacacactagttcgtcgctaaataaactttgtaCAAAAAGGCTAATTAGTGAGAAACAGTGTTCCTAGCTAATTCATCACAAAGACTTGAAATACATTTTGTGATGGACAATTTTCTAGCTAATTTGTCatcaaagtttttatttttagcgaGCAACTCGCCAATTTGTTGCATAATattgtaaattttaaattagGTTAACGACGAAAAATAGTCGTCGCTAACTCATTGCAATGGATAAATCATTCAACTAGGGAATAATGATCCTTGCTAATTAGTCGCTAAAGTAGAAATATGGATATTGAATACCTAGGATCTTAGTAGCGGAAATTTGCGATTCTTTAACAACTGACTCACATCGTTCACTATTTTTAAGTCGCTAATTAGTGAGCGAAATACATTTGTCGCTAAGTTGTCGCAATTTTATTTAGCGAACGACTTGGCAACTGCAATCTTATCTCAAAACAAAAGCTATATCCTACTTATTTTGTAGTAAATTACTCGCTAAACTCATAAAAATCTGCCACAGAATTATAACGAATGCAAAGCTCTGAAAAAATTTTAGACGTAATTAGTCGTAATTGGGTCactaatcaaaagcttatttagtAAGAAATTAGTGACCGCTTAACAACTGATAGACTTTCCTCACTTATAAATTCATGAAAAATTCATACAAAGTTTGAAGCAACTTTGGCAAGCACGCTAATGTAATTTGTCACAATTATGTCACTAATCTAAAGCTATTTTAAACGAGAGAATAATTAAAGTCCCAAAGTTGTCACTAATAATtacctaactaatttttaataactaataactTATAATATTCTAGCAAAatgtcaattttcaaaaattttacaaacaactcaaatcaaaagcattttcttaaaaaagaattttttttttaaattagatcaCAAATTTATCGTTATTTTTAATGAGAAGTTTGCTATTAATTTAAATTGacgtttaaaattaatataatttaaagacaagtttaaaaattcaatattttaAGAAATGGGAGAATAATATTGATAATTTTCAATCACAAAGCAAgtatactaaaaaatatatataatagataagaTAATTAAATTGTTATATATGAAGATTTATTTCCATATAATCATACAAGtttcattattaattaattagaatcatTTTGAAAttcatttaataaaaattaatctgACCTAGCTCTTGAATTAATTAGGATCGTTAAAATGAGCTAAATTCGTCAGACTAGCTCATTTACTTAACTTAAATAGATGGGTACTTAACTTTAAAATCAAACTCGTAAAAATGCAAGTTTAAACGACTTAGCTCAATTAACcagaaaaaataacaaattaagttGGTCGACTCGTGGGCCAAACGGATGCctctctttttaaaaaaataagctaGTACATTTTTTGTTTATGGATTTGACTTAAAATCCGACCAGCCCCTAAAAAAAGTAACAcgataaacttaaaatatttttttgtggctaataatatttttttcaaaattgctCACcccaaattgaattttttttccaatatttaacaaaaaaaacgaAAGGTTAAACGGATTAGACTCTGGCCATAAATGGTTCGAGATAGTCAGAAAATTGAAccccataaataaaaaaattagagttaATACTCAATTTGACCCCTGAAATTTGAAGTCGAACTAAATTTGACCCTCAAAATTTTAATGAACTCGAATTGGACcctaaaatttgtaattgtaacTCGCATTAGTCCTTGAGCTGATTTTTGTAAACGATGTGTTGATTTAATACATTAATTTACTGTGATTTAGATTCTTTTCATAGGTTCCGTGTGATCAAGACCTATTAGAGTTTTCAGAAGTTCTAGAGTTCTAAAATTTCCAAATTGAACTTATTTGTCATCTTTGTGAGGATGTTGGGAGTTCGTCAAATTTATAGGAGCTCAAACGTCCATAAAAGTGACTTACGAGGGTTTGAGCGAGGAAAGCAAGAACATCATTGAAGTGTTGACGGCCATATTTGGGAATAGACCACTGAACTCTCGCCATGTGATGAGTGATTGGGATGCCGGTCGTCAGTATGTGGGTAGGTACCTTGGCATTTTGCattgtcttttcttatttctattttcgttGGGCTCACGGGCTTTCTTTTTTGCAATTGATATGGCAGGCGGTCTCAACCCTAGCTGAGGAAGCCGTTGACTTGAGTGTTGCTTCGGAGGCCAAGGCTGGAGGGTCTCACGAGGCAGCTGGGGCTCGGCCCAAAGACGATATTCATGAGATCGTGCCCTCCTCgccttgaaagaaaaagaagggggTGTCTGAAGGGAAAAGGGACTATGGCTTAGCTTATTCTGTAACAAAGAAGTCCTTTGACGCCTTTACCTTTATTGACGAGCAGCTACTCTCGGGCACTGAAAAGGTTTTTGCTAGCTGCGACCTGGCAGCTCAAACAAATTGGGTTTATCACTCTCTGCTCTGCTCGACGGCCGTGGTGCACAAGATGGAGATGGTTCTAAGACATTCTCACCTCTTGGATGGCAAACATTG contains:
- the LOC112703328 gene encoding WRKY transcription factor 55 isoform X1, whose product is MEEVLNSISHGCELAKKIESEQLANMANIQPDILVSSIDEVVKAFNGAKEKLLMTMVNNNSSSSSSSFAQQQMGACGASSFSIMMQEWMMKSSSSTSYAAQTTMDQVLLQMQGFPAGGGDLQQLRNVEGSSSMDKSMKGLEVHQLSPSRPRKRKNDAEKRVVNLPAQQLGNTEMPMEDGFTWRKYGQKEILGSKYQRSYYRCTHQKQYGCPAKKQVQKIDNNPNIFEVTYVGDHTCHMSSTAPSSFPQQLQLDNINIMPPNNPLQGAGGPNTSSPSSSMWMHSVSLSLGGGGDGSSSAGAGPSTLKYGVGGADYLVADMADVMFNSGSSSGNCSMESLFPTSDDPSEKKT
- the LOC112703328 gene encoding WRKY transcription factor 55 isoform X2, which translates into the protein MEEVLNSISHGCELAKKIESEQLANMANIQPDILVSSIDEVVKAFNGAKEKLLMTMVNNNSSSSSSSFAQQQMGACGASSFSIMMQEWMMKSSSSTSYAAQTTMDQVLLQMQGFPAGGGDLQQLRNVEGSSSMDKSMKGLEVHQLSPSRPRKRKNDAEKRVVNLPAQQLGNTEMPMEDGFTWRKYGQKEILGSKYQRCTHQKQYGCPAKKQVQKIDNNPNIFEVTYVGDHTCHMSSTAPSSFPQQLQLDNINIMPPNNPLQGAGGPNTSSPSSSMWMHSVSLSLGGGGDGSSSAGAGPSTLKYGVGGADYLVADMADVMFNSGSSSGNCSMESLFPTSDDPSEKKT